One segment of Streptomyces sp. NBC_01463 DNA contains the following:
- a CDS encoding transglycosylase SLT domain-containing protein, giving the protein MSASSIPGRLRRLNKTQKLSAAGISAVAAAALSLSLVPGHAAEAETEPQALSAAPVVFASAAGAPQAKTIQNSIIEQHSTAEQLVKAADAAKAKKAAAVKEKAEAVAKAKKAKARAHAKAKAHKAAAKRGHQAASRSESRTAVYGNNLDGWIKESLAIMKAKGIPGTYDGLHRNIIRESSGNPRAINDWDVNAVNGVPSKGLLQIIKPTFDAYHVGGTPHDQYDPVANITASANYAADKYGSIDNVNSAY; this is encoded by the coding sequence ATGTCCGCGTCCAGCATTCCCGGCCGTCTCCGCCGCCTGAACAAGACCCAGAAGCTCTCCGCCGCCGGCATCTCCGCCGTCGCCGCCGCGGCACTCTCCTTGTCCCTGGTGCCCGGTCACGCCGCAGAGGCCGAGACCGAGCCCCAGGCACTCTCCGCCGCTCCGGTCGTCTTCGCGTCCGCCGCCGGCGCCCCGCAGGCGAAGACCATCCAGAACAGCATCATCGAGCAGCACTCCACCGCCGAGCAGCTGGTCAAGGCCGCCGACGCCGCGAAGGCCAAGAAGGCCGCCGCCGTGAAGGAGAAGGCCGAGGCCGTCGCCAAGGCGAAGAAGGCCAAGGCCAGGGCGCACGCCAAGGCGAAGGCCCACAAGGCCGCCGCCAAGCGCGGCCACCAGGCCGCCAGCCGCTCCGAGTCCCGTACCGCCGTCTACGGCAACAACCTGGACGGCTGGATCAAGGAGTCCCTGGCCATCATGAAGGCCAAGGGCATCCCGGGAACCTACGACGGCCTGCACCGCAACATCATCCGTGAGTCCAGCGGCAACCCGAGGGCCATCAACGACTGGGACGTCAACGCGGTCAACGGTGTCCCGTCGAAGGGTCTGCTCCAGATCATCAAGCCGACCTTCGACGCCTACCACGTCGGCGGTACCCCCCACGACCAGTACGACCCGGTCGCCAACATCACCGCGTCGGCCAACTACGCCGCCGACAAGTACGGCTCGATCGACAACGTCAACAGCGCGTACTGA
- a CDS encoding S-adenosylmethionine:tRNA ribosyltransferase-isomerase: MTALDALRVPAELLARVPAEQRGAGRDDVRLLVSRGREVSHHAFRELPGQLRAGDVLVVNTSPTLAAAVNGRVGGDRVVVHFSTRGADGRWAVELRRPDGAGATLPRPGGPAGAAVRLPGGSQLVLVEPVGGAGDGARLWWTRGGIDVPGLLRRYGRPIRYGYTERDQPLSAYQTVFALPAADGSGSAEMPSAARPFTAGLVAALVSRGVQFAPLTLHTGVASAEAHEPPYPEPFEVPSTTAWLVNAARAGGGRVIAVGTTAVRALESSAGPDGVVRAAAGWTDLVVTPQRGVRVVDGLLTGLHEPRASHLLMLEAVAGREALDRGYGEALRHRYLWHEFGDVHLLLPAGPGRGFREPRPVPEHHSPNC; encoded by the coding sequence GTGACCGCGCTCGACGCGCTGCGGGTGCCCGCCGAGCTGCTCGCGCGGGTGCCGGCCGAGCAGCGGGGTGCGGGACGGGACGACGTACGGCTGCTGGTGTCGCGGGGGCGGGAGGTCTCGCACCACGCGTTCCGGGAGCTGCCGGGGCAGCTGAGGGCCGGTGACGTGCTGGTGGTGAACACGTCCCCGACGCTGGCCGCCGCGGTGAACGGGCGGGTGGGCGGCGACCGGGTGGTGGTGCACTTCTCGACCCGGGGCGCGGACGGGCGCTGGGCGGTGGAGCTGCGGCGGCCGGACGGGGCCGGGGCGACGCTGCCGCGCCCCGGCGGGCCGGCCGGGGCGGCCGTCCGGCTGCCGGGCGGCTCGCAGCTGGTGCTCGTGGAGCCGGTGGGCGGCGCGGGCGACGGGGCGCGGCTGTGGTGGACGCGGGGAGGGATCGACGTGCCGGGGCTGCTGCGGCGGTACGGGCGGCCGATCCGGTACGGGTACACGGAGCGGGACCAGCCGCTGTCCGCGTATCAGACGGTGTTCGCGCTGCCGGCCGCCGACGGGAGCGGTTCGGCGGAGATGCCGAGCGCGGCCCGGCCCTTCACCGCCGGGCTCGTGGCGGCTCTGGTGAGCCGCGGGGTGCAGTTCGCACCGCTGACGCTGCACACGGGGGTGGCTTCCGCGGAGGCGCACGAGCCGCCGTATCCGGAGCCCTTCGAGGTGCCGTCGACCACCGCGTGGCTGGTGAACGCGGCCCGGGCGGGCGGCGGGCGGGTGATCGCGGTGGGGACGACGGCGGTGCGCGCGCTGGAGTCGTCGGCCGGCCCCGACGGGGTGGTGCGGGCGGCCGCCGGCTGGACGGATCTGGTGGTGACGCCGCAGCGGGGCGTGCGGGTGGTCGACGGGCTGCTGACCGGTCTGCACGAGCCACGGGCCTCGCACCTGCTGATGCTGGAGGCGGTCGCGGGCAGGGAGGCGCTGGACCGCGGATACGGGGAGGCGCTGCGCCACCGGTACCTCTGGCACGAGTTCGGGGACGTCCATCTCCTGCTGCCCGCGGGGCCCGGGCGGGGGTTCCGGGAGCCGCGACCCGTTCCGGAGCATCACAGTCCGAATTGCTGA
- a CDS encoding SDR family oxidoreductase: MSVALITGGSRGLGRALAEALAERGWDLVLDARTAGALQETADGLRSRYGARVVALAGDVTDDAHRAELAAAARGLGGLDLLVSNASALGAEPLVRLEALTPEGLRQALETNVVAALGLLRETLPLLRAAAAGSVVVVSSDAAAEPYPAWGGYGASKAALDQLAAVLGVEEPGLRVWAVDPGDMGTALYAAAVPDDDDPRPRPESVAPAFLRLLDLRPVSGRYAATALLRAAGAGAGEER; encoded by the coding sequence ATGTCTGTCGCATTGATTACGGGTGGTTCCAGGGGGCTGGGCCGTGCGCTGGCCGAGGCGCTCGCGGAACGGGGCTGGGATCTGGTCCTGGACGCCAGGACCGCCGGGGCTCTCCAGGAGACGGCGGACGGGCTGCGGAGCCGGTACGGGGCCCGGGTGGTGGCGCTCGCCGGTGATGTCACCGACGACGCGCACCGGGCGGAGCTCGCGGCGGCCGCGCGCGGGCTCGGCGGGCTCGATCTGCTGGTGAGCAATGCCAGCGCGCTGGGCGCCGAGCCGCTCGTACGCCTCGAGGCGCTGACGCCGGAGGGGCTGCGGCAGGCGCTGGAGACCAATGTGGTGGCGGCGCTCGGCCTGCTGCGGGAGACCCTGCCGCTGCTGCGGGCCGCGGCGGCGGGCTCGGTCGTGGTGGTCAGCTCGGACGCGGCCGCGGAGCCGTATCCCGCCTGGGGCGGTTACGGGGCGTCGAAGGCTGCGCTCGACCAGCTGGCCGCGGTGCTGGGGGTGGAGGAGCCGGGGCTGCGGGTGTGGGCCGTCGATCCGGGTGACATGGGGACGGCGCTCTACGCGGCGGCGGTACCGGACGACGACGATCCGCGGCCGCGTCCGGAGAGCGTGGCGCCCGCGTTCCTGCGGCTGCTGGACCTGCGGCCGGTGAGCGGGCGCTATGCGGCGACGGCGCTGCTTCGGGCGGCGGGCGCCGGGGCCGGGGAGGAGCGGTGA
- a CDS encoding GAF domain-containing sensor histidine kinase: MSHSPPSGLAAVSAALLAMSRHLEMRDVLKTIVASARELLDAEYAALGVPDDHGGFAQFVVDGVSDEQWKAIGPLPRQHGILAAMLHEAKPERLADVRKDPRFEGWPSAHPDMSDFLGLPIRDGDDVIGALFLANKRCPKPEGSCGFTADDEELLSILAQHAAIALTNARLYERSRELTIAEERSRLAHELHDAVSQKLFSLRLTAQAAATLVDRDPARAKGELQQVAALAAEAVDELRAAVIELRPAALDEDGLIATLRTQIQVLDRAHTARVTFRSVGIRALPASQEEALLRVSQEALHNALRHSEAAHVDVTLTRRGSDTVLRITDDGRGFEPAATRRAGRHLGLVSMRDRASGVGGRLTVESAPGKGTTIEMEVPGG; the protein is encoded by the coding sequence ATGAGCCACAGCCCACCGTCGGGCCTCGCAGCCGTCAGCGCCGCGCTGCTCGCCATGAGCCGGCACCTCGAGATGCGGGACGTCCTGAAGACGATCGTCGCGTCGGCCCGCGAACTGCTGGACGCCGAGTACGCGGCCCTGGGGGTCCCCGACGACCACGGAGGCTTCGCCCAGTTCGTCGTCGACGGCGTCAGCGACGAGCAGTGGAAGGCCATCGGGCCGCTCCCGCGCCAGCACGGCATCCTCGCCGCGATGCTCCACGAGGCGAAGCCCGAGCGCCTGGCCGACGTCCGCAAGGACCCGCGCTTCGAGGGCTGGCCCTCCGCCCACCCCGACATGTCCGACTTCCTCGGGCTGCCGATCAGGGACGGCGACGACGTCATCGGCGCCCTCTTCCTGGCCAACAAGCGCTGCCCGAAGCCGGAGGGCAGCTGCGGCTTCACCGCCGATGACGAGGAACTGCTGTCGATCCTCGCCCAGCACGCCGCGATCGCCCTCACCAACGCCCGGCTGTACGAACGCAGCCGCGAGCTCACCATCGCCGAGGAGCGCTCCCGGCTCGCCCACGAGCTGCACGACGCCGTCAGCCAGAAGCTCTTCTCCCTGCGGCTCACCGCCCAGGCCGCCGCCACCCTGGTCGACCGCGACCCGGCACGGGCCAAGGGCGAGCTCCAGCAGGTCGCCGCGCTGGCTGCGGAGGCCGTCGACGAACTGCGGGCCGCCGTCATCGAGCTGCGCCCCGCGGCGCTCGACGAGGACGGCCTCATCGCCACCCTCCGCACCCAGATCCAGGTCCTGGACCGCGCGCACACCGCCCGCGTCACCTTCCGGAGCGTGGGCATCCGGGCCCTGCCCGCCTCCCAGGAGGAGGCACTGCTCAGGGTCTCCCAGGAGGCCCTCCACAACGCCCTGCGGCACTCGGAGGCCGCACACGTCGACGTCACCCTCACCCGTCGCGGCAGTGACACGGTGCTGCGGATCACGGACGACGGCCGCGGCTTCGAACCCGCCGCCACCCGCCGGGCGGGACGGCACCTGGGCCTGGTCTCGATGCGGGACCGCGCGAGCGGGGTCGGCGGGCGGCTCACCGTTGAATCGGCGCCCGGCAAGGGCACCACGATCGAGATGGAGGTACCCGGTGGCTGA
- a CDS encoding response regulator transcription factor, with translation MADRIIRVLLVDDHQVVRRGLRTFLEIQDDIEVVGEASDGAEGVARTEELRPDVVLMDIKMPGTDGIEALRRLRELENPAKVLIVTSFTEQRTVVPALRAGASGYVYKDVDPDALAGAIRSVYAGHVLLQPEVAGALLAQDDPGSGTGRGSTLTEREREVLGLIADGRSNREIARALVLSEKTVKTHVSNILMKLDLSDRTQAALWAVRHGAAG, from the coding sequence GTGGCTGACCGGATCATCAGGGTGCTGCTGGTCGACGACCACCAGGTGGTCCGCCGCGGTCTGCGTACGTTCCTGGAGATCCAGGACGACATAGAGGTCGTCGGCGAGGCGTCCGACGGCGCGGAGGGAGTGGCCAGGACCGAGGAGCTGCGTCCCGACGTGGTGCTGATGGACATCAAGATGCCCGGCACCGACGGCATCGAGGCGCTGCGCAGGCTCCGCGAACTGGAGAACCCCGCCAAGGTGCTGATCGTCACCAGCTTCACCGAACAGCGCACGGTCGTCCCCGCCCTGCGCGCCGGAGCCTCCGGCTACGTGTACAAGGACGTCGACCCGGACGCGCTGGCCGGCGCCATCCGCTCGGTGTACGCGGGCCACGTGCTGCTCCAGCCGGAAGTGGCGGGCGCACTGCTCGCCCAGGACGATCCGGGCTCCGGGACCGGCCGGGGGAGCACCCTCACCGAACGGGAGCGGGAGGTGCTCGGCCTGATCGCCGACGGCCGTTCCAACCGCGAGATCGCGCGGGCTCTGGTCCTCTCCGAGAAGACGGTCAAGACCCACGTCTCGAACATCCTCATGAAGCTGGACCTGTCCGACCGCACCCAGGCGGCGCTCTGGGCGGTCCGGCACGGGGCGGCGGGCTGA
- a CDS encoding chaplin, with protein MKNLKKAAAVTMIAGGIIAAGAGAASATGHSGAGAHGVAAHSPGVASGNLVQVPVHVPVNVVGNTVNVIGLLNPAFGNFGLNG; from the coding sequence GTGAAGAACCTGAAGAAGGCTGCTGCCGTCACCATGATCGCCGGTGGCATCATCGCCGCCGGTGCCGGCGCGGCCTCCGCCACCGGCCACAGCGGTGCGGGCGCCCACGGTGTCGCGGCCCACTCCCCGGGTGTGGCCAGCGGCAACCTCGTCCAGGTCCCGGTCCACGTCCCGGTGAACGTGGTCGGCAACACGGTCAACGTGATCGGCCTGCTCAACCCGGCCTTCGGCAACTTCGGCCTGAACGGCTGA